A region of Fibrobacter succinogenes subsp. succinogenes S85 DNA encodes the following proteins:
- the trpA gene encoding tryptophan synthase subunit alpha: MNLMSHLIAGFPDAETSIAIADALVKGGANILEIQLAFSDPSADGPAIQTASTIALEKGYSTKQGLAIVKQIHERHPETPIYIMTYGSLAFTPGVENFVKMCKDAGVSACIIPDLPFDHDEGLTEACKKHGLENIPVAAPSMTKERLETMASAGFKYIYAALRAGTTGSETTIDQATLDFIDTVGKHGAKVLGGFGIRNGEQSKVLSKHVYAVVAGSVFVNIVLANADTAEGRAKAIAAIEAKAKEIAGK; encoded by the coding sequence ATGAATTTAATGTCTCATCTTATTGCGGGTTTTCCTGACGCTGAAACTTCTATCGCCATCGCCGACGCACTTGTGAAGGGTGGCGCCAACATCCTTGAAATCCAGCTCGCGTTCAGTGACCCGAGCGCAGACGGTCCAGCCATCCAGACAGCCTCCACCATCGCTCTCGAAAAAGGCTATTCCACCAAGCAGGGCCTTGCCATCGTGAAGCAGATTCACGAACGCCACCCTGAAACGCCGATTTACATCATGACTTACGGTTCCCTCGCCTTTACGCCGGGCGTCGAAAACTTTGTCAAGATGTGCAAGGACGCAGGCGTTTCTGCTTGCATCATTCCGGACCTTCCGTTTGACCATGACGAAGGCCTCACCGAAGCTTGCAAGAAGCACGGTCTCGAAAACATTCCGGTTGCCGCTCCGAGCATGACCAAGGAACGTCTCGAAACGATGGCTTCTGCAGGTTTCAAGTACATCTACGCCGCACTCCGCGCAGGCACGACCGGAAGCGAAACAACGATTGACCAGGCAACGCTTGACTTTATCGACACAGTCGGTAAGCATGGCGCCAAGGTTCTCGGTGGTTTCGGCATCCGCAATGGCGAACAGTCCAAGGTGCTTTCGAAGCATGTGTACGCTGTGGTCGCAGGTTCCGTCTTCGTGAACATCGTGCTCGCAAACGCAGACACCGCCGAAGGCCGCGCAAAAGCCATCGCCGCTATCGAAGCTAAGGCCAAGGAAATCGCCGGAAAGTAA